The Primulina eburnea isolate SZY01 chromosome 8, ASM2296580v1, whole genome shotgun sequence genome contains a region encoding:
- the LOC140839413 gene encoding VIN3-like protein 2 — MDALSLEALMYDSSKCRQLSTEQKRELVYELSKWSEGASEMLQAWSRQEILQVLCAELGKERKYTGLTKSKIIEQLLKIIHEKKAQELGTASVLETDKSLDNCERTPKRQRKSDHPNSLPLSPDACLENTIYCKNSACKAKLNSDDVFCKRCSCCICRQYDDNKDPSLWLICNSDPPFLDMACSMSCHLECALRHEKSGISKDRQGKGLDGSFRCVSCGKVNDLLGSWRKQLVVARDTRRVDILCYRLSLGQKMLDGTKIYRNLYEIVDGAVKNLEEDVGPLTGLPVKKARGIVNRLSSGPEIQRVCAFAVESLDLFLANRVSYTPEKLVKFEDLHASSVTVILDSDDSNLGNVSSYTLWHRKVDDADYPLEPTCRLFEPKIKFLISGLTPATHYLLKVVPFITGRETVFCELQFHTRNSQDEVLNLNSTSSEAERSQSPATNCSISNPSSVEDETNNENRRDNYPLFCDNTDKTATTNLLHEKETTEDVISFLDEDPMGNDEALNVRNKEPPSGHVVEDTRCDNGSKTPCRASLECVPYMDSSETGLPITPSKMESMKDVNGRSNRTKINEKDVEMAFKKRSGETADEQSNGVGDKEFEYYVKVIRWLECEGHIDTTFRQKFLTWYSMRATSREVRVVKVFIDTFIEDPSSLAAQLVDTFNEVVSNKRCAAVPHGFCMKLWH, encoded by the exons ATGGATGCCTTGTCTTTGGAGG CATTGATGTATGATTCATCAAAGTGCCGTCAGTTGAGTACGGAACAAAAGAGAGAGCTTGTCTATGAGCTGTCAAAATGGTCTGAAGGGGCCTCAGAAATGCTGCAAGCTTGGAGCCGTCAGGAGATACTGCAGGTCCTTTGCGCTGAGCTTGGAAAGGAAAGGAAGTACACTGGCTTAACTAAATCGAAAATAATTGAACaacttctgaaaatcatacatgAGAAAAAAGCTCAGGAGCTTGGTACTGCAAGTGTTTTGGAAACAGATAAATCATTAGACAATTGCGAAAGAACTCCGAAAAGGCAACGGAAATCCGATCATCCTAATAGCCTGCCTCTTAGCCCTGATGCCTGTTTGGAAAATACAATATACTGCAAAAACTCGGCTTGCAAAGCTAAACTGAATAGTGATGACGTGTTTTGCAAACGGTGTTCGTGCTGCATTTGTCGCCAGTATGATGATAATAAAGACCCAAGCCTTTGGTTAATTTGCAACTCAGATCCTCCCTTTCTTGATATGGCTTGTAGCATGTCGTGCCATCTTGAATGCGCCTTACGACATGAAAAGTCAGGCATTTCAAAAGATAGGCAGGGTAAGGGACTCGACGGGAGTTTCCGTTGTGTATCTTGTGGTAAAGTGAATGACTTGCTTGG TTCTTGGAGAAAGCAACTGGTAGTGGCGAGAGATACTAGGCGGGTGGACATATTGTGCTATAGACTCTCCTTAGGCCAAAAGATGCTTGATGGTACTAAAATCTACCGGAATCTGTATGAAATTGTCGATGGAGCAGTGAAAAACCTCGAAGAAGATGTAGGTCCTCTAACTGGTTTACCCGTGAAGAAGGCTAGAGGTATTGTGAATAGACTCTCATCTGGCCCAGAAATTCAGAGAGTGTGCGCATTTGCTGTTGAGTCTCTTGACTTGTTCCTTGCTAACAGAGTGTCTTACACACCGG AAAAGCTGGTTAAATTCGAAGATTTACACGCGTCATCAGTGACAGTGATTCTTGATTCTGATGATTCGAATCTCGGAAACGTCTCAAGTTACACCCTATGGCATCGGAAAGTTGATGATGCAGATTATCCTCTGGAACCAACTTGCAGATTGTTTGAACCAAAGATTAAGTTTCTTATATCTGGTCTCACTCCTGCAACGCATTATCTCCTCAAAGTTGTTCCCTTCATCACTGGTAGAGAAACTGTATTCTGCGAACTCCAGTTCCACACCAGAAATTCCCAAGACGAGGTTCTAAATTTGAACTCTACGAGCTCGGAAGCAGAAAGAAGCCAAAGCCCAGCAACCAACTGTAGCATCTCAAATCCTTCTTCAGTCGAAGATGAGACTAACAACGAGAACAGAAGGGATAATTACCCTCTGTTTTGTGATAATACTGATAAAACCGCTACTACAAACTTACTACACGAGAAGGAGACCACAGAAGATGTTATCTCTTTCTTGGATGAAGATCCTATGGGAAATGACGAGGCTTTGAACGTCAGGAACAAGGAGCCGCCCAGTGGCCATGTGGTTGAGGATACAAGATGTGATAATGGTTCCAAAACACCTTGTCGTGCTAGCTTGGAATGTGTTCCATATATGGATAGTTCAGAAACCGGCTTGCCTATCACTCCGTCCAAGATGGAGAGCATGAAAGACGTAAATGGAAGGAGCAATAGaacaaaaattaatgaaaaagatGTCGAAATGGCGTTCAAGAAGAGAAGTGGAGAAACGGCAGACGAGCAAAGTAATGGCGTAGGTGACAAGGAGTTTGAGTACTACGTGAAAGTGATCCGATGGTTGGAGTGTGAGGGTCACATAGATACAACGTTTAGACAGAAATTCTTGACGTGGTATAGCATGAGAGCGACATCTCGGGAGGTAAGAGTCGTGAAGGTTTTTATCGATACATTTATCGAAGATCCTTCATCTCTCGCTGCACAACTTGTGGACACCTTTAATGAAGTTGTTTCTAACAAAAGATGCGCTGCAGTTCCCCATGGATTTTGCATGAAGCTTTGGCACTAA